One window of the Candidatus Eremiobacteraceae bacterium genome contains the following:
- a CDS encoding peptide ABC transporter substrate-binding protein: MVNDRRWGLLCRWGVTAAVATGLTICVGSGSSASPDRAARVNSWTTPHVLTIADGGDPSTLNPHFSETASTANLSEMTMAWLLRWDEHNRMYPELATEVPTRANGGVSGDGRTITYHLRRGVKWSDGMPFDADDVAFSIKVVNDPANSEFVRFDQIAKVDEPDKFTVVIHLKKPYSPSTESFFSSCCANPCILPKHLLAQYPSINNAPYNALPVGIGPFKFERWDRSKQVVLVANPLYWRGRPKLDKIVYKVIPDRDELLSQLQSHQVDMWYQFSGKYLTPIQALSGYTVVRQPSYAYSHYDFNLTHPVLADPVVRQALRLALDRQELVDKAEHGIGTVQDSALPPTAPYFFAQETTPYDPAKANALLDKAGWLRGAEGIRAKNGVKLILNVATQAGARDVDDQLEIARKDWSAIGVGIDLHHYPPALMFASRQQGGVVFGDDWDVVTFAWAADPLGDFSAIYGCDAFPPAGQNDVRWCDRSAQTAMDALFGHYDQSERNADLRVLMRAFVDDVPSIVSFVRVDLFGYNKDLKNYEPNNVTPFDNMMDVDI; this comes from the coding sequence GTGGTCAACGATCGAAGATGGGGTCTGCTATGCCGGTGGGGTGTCACGGCCGCGGTCGCCACGGGATTGACGATCTGCGTGGGCTCGGGGTCAAGCGCGTCACCCGACCGTGCTGCTCGCGTCAACTCCTGGACGACACCGCACGTGCTGACAATCGCTGACGGCGGCGACCCGAGCACGCTCAACCCGCACTTCAGCGAAACAGCTTCGACCGCCAACCTGTCTGAGATGACGATGGCGTGGCTGCTCCGCTGGGACGAGCACAACCGCATGTATCCGGAACTCGCGACCGAAGTGCCGACCCGCGCGAACGGCGGCGTGAGCGGGGATGGGCGCACGATCACGTACCACTTGCGCAGGGGCGTGAAGTGGTCGGACGGCATGCCATTCGACGCCGATGACGTCGCATTCTCGATCAAGGTCGTGAACGATCCCGCGAATTCCGAGTTCGTGCGGTTTGACCAGATCGCGAAGGTGGATGAGCCCGACAAATTCACGGTCGTCATCCACTTGAAGAAGCCGTACTCGCCGTCGACCGAGTCCTTCTTCTCCAGCTGCTGTGCCAACCCGTGCATCCTGCCGAAACATCTGCTCGCGCAGTATCCGAGCATCAACAACGCGCCGTACAACGCGCTTCCGGTCGGTATCGGGCCGTTCAAGTTCGAGCGCTGGGATCGATCGAAGCAAGTCGTTCTCGTGGCGAACCCTTTGTACTGGCGTGGGCGGCCGAAGCTCGACAAGATCGTCTATAAGGTCATCCCAGATCGCGACGAGCTGTTGTCACAACTGCAATCGCACCAGGTCGACATGTGGTATCAGTTCAGCGGCAAGTATTTGACGCCGATCCAAGCCCTCAGCGGATACACGGTCGTCCGCCAGCCGAGCTACGCGTATAGCCACTACGATTTCAACCTCACGCACCCGGTCCTCGCCGACCCCGTCGTGCGCCAAGCGCTTCGGCTCGCGCTCGACCGCCAGGAACTCGTCGACAAAGCCGAGCACGGGATCGGGACGGTTCAAGACTCAGCGCTGCCTCCGACCGCGCCGTACTTCTTCGCTCAAGAGACGACGCCGTATGATCCGGCGAAGGCGAACGCACTGCTCGACAAAGCCGGCTGGCTGCGCGGTGCGGAGGGTATCCGCGCGAAGAACGGCGTCAAGCTCATCCTCAACGTCGCGACGCAAGCAGGTGCGCGCGACGTCGACGATCAGCTCGAAATCGCGCGCAAGGATTGGAGCGCGATCGGCGTCGGTATCGACCTGCACCACTATCCGCCGGCCTTGATGTTCGCGTCGCGGCAGCAAGGCGGCGTCGTATTCGGCGATGACTGGGACGTCGTCACTTTTGCGTGGGCTGCCGACCCGCTCGGCGACTTCTCTGCGATATACGGCTGCGACGCGTTCCCGCCGGCAGGCCAAAACGACGTTCGGTGGTGCGATCGGAGCGCGCAGACGGCGATGGACGCGCTATTCGGGCACTACGATCAGTCCGAGCGCAACGCGGATCTCCGCGTCTTGATGCGCGCGTTCGTCGACGACGTCCCATCGATCGTGTCGTTCGTCCGCGTCGATCTGTTCGGGTACAATAAGGACCTGAAAAACTACGAGCCGAACAACGTGACGCCGTTCGACAACATGATGGACGTCGACATCTGA
- a CDS encoding M50 family metallopeptidase, whose amino-acid sequence MSKAALFVNSALGFAFAELLTAALHETGHGLMAQAFGFSPKIYAFYEDNPTGTIHQSLAILAAGPVVSLMLGLLFRAWYRSGVPRYSLGQLLLFWMAWLGIMQFVNYLIVTPWLTAGDTAQIADLLHVPTWGRYLVSAVGWAALIFLTRPAAHDMLCLAPESEPLDTPRDRRRLILRSFYLPLLAGTLLTALGGFGGQPMVVFYGMLATIGNIDVVALSLYRTGDGFTLKRAPGEPLRIEPVAIVLYLIMLALYIFVLARGLPV is encoded by the coding sequence GTGAGCAAGGCAGCCCTGTTCGTCAACTCTGCTCTGGGATTTGCATTCGCCGAGCTCTTGACGGCCGCGCTGCACGAAACCGGTCACGGCCTGATGGCGCAGGCGTTCGGCTTTTCGCCCAAGATCTACGCTTTCTACGAAGACAATCCGACCGGCACCATTCACCAAAGCCTGGCGATTCTCGCTGCCGGCCCGGTCGTCAGCCTCATGCTCGGTCTGCTTTTCAGGGCATGGTATCGAAGCGGAGTACCGCGCTATAGCCTCGGCCAGCTGCTGCTCTTCTGGATGGCGTGGCTCGGTATCATGCAATTCGTCAACTATCTGATCGTGACGCCGTGGTTGACCGCTGGAGATACTGCGCAGATCGCCGACCTGCTCCACGTGCCCACATGGGGGCGCTATCTCGTTTCGGCGGTCGGTTGGGCAGCTCTGATTTTTCTCACGCGGCCGGCCGCGCACGATATGCTCTGCCTCGCACCCGAATCCGAGCCGCTCGATACGCCGCGCGATCGTCGTCGCTTAATACTCCGTTCGTTCTACCTTCCGCTCCTCGCCGGCACGCTGTTGACTGCACTCGGCGGTTTCGGCGGACAACCGATGGTCGTCTTCTACGGCATGCTCGCGACGATCGGCAACATCGATGTCGTCGCGCTCTCGCTGTACAGAACCGGCGACGGATTCACACTAAAAAGAGCACCCGGAGAACCGCTCAGGATCGAGCCCGTCGCGATCGTCCTCTACCTGATCATGTTGGCGCTGTATATCTTCGTCTTGGCAC
- a CDS encoding choice-of-anchor Q domain-containing protein — translation MRAWCFAAAAILLLAGCAQAGSPDPAFREVGSEGLLMAPSGNTTLYVDGLNGSDKNDCLSPQTACKTIQHAVFISGSGDKILVAAGVYTENVTVRNSVQIVGAGPSKTIVDGQKRGSGFSVAFTRSDVTIKGFTVRNGTGSPDGGGIYHCFGTLTIDDVVLEGNDVPAPTVDGFGGAMYNCPSGTLTIINSIVRNNIANAGGGICNGGVLTIINSTFSGNTARDLRGGGAIFNYGVLHVANSTFNGNEARAGVGGAIHNGLLFGLNGGAQIDNTTIAGNKAAFGHSPGGGVYNHFGLPIYVQNDIIANNTPQNCGGSPLATEGFNLSSDATCDLDGAGDMNNVDPRLGSLHDNGGPTQTMALLFLSPAIDAGNRGGCRDWAGHLLKTDQRGMSRPDQGDPPGCDIGAYERQTQ, via the coding sequence ATGCGCGCGTGGTGTTTTGCGGCTGCCGCGATATTGCTGCTTGCGGGATGCGCCCAAGCAGGTTCTCCCGATCCGGCGTTCCGAGAGGTCGGATCCGAGGGGCTTCTCATGGCGCCCTCTGGCAACACAACGCTTTACGTGGACGGCCTCAACGGTAGCGACAAGAACGACTGCCTGTCACCGCAGACCGCGTGCAAGACCATTCAACACGCTGTATTCATCAGCGGGTCAGGCGACAAGATCCTCGTGGCGGCGGGAGTGTACACCGAGAACGTCACTGTTCGCAACAGCGTGCAGATCGTCGGAGCCGGACCGAGCAAGACGATCGTCGACGGGCAAAAACGCGGTAGCGGTTTTTCCGTCGCATTCACGCGGTCTGACGTGACGATCAAAGGCTTTACGGTGCGCAACGGCACGGGCAGCCCCGACGGCGGCGGGATCTACCACTGCTTTGGCACGCTTACGATCGACGATGTCGTCCTCGAGGGGAACGATGTCCCCGCTCCGACGGTCGACGGCTTCGGCGGAGCGATGTACAACTGCCCCTCGGGCACGCTGACCATCATCAACAGCATCGTCCGAAACAACATTGCAAACGCGGGTGGCGGCATCTGCAATGGCGGCGTCCTCACGATCATCAACAGCACGTTCAGCGGCAATACGGCGCGAGATCTACGGGGCGGCGGCGCCATCTTCAACTACGGCGTGTTGCACGTAGCGAACAGTACGTTTAACGGCAACGAAGCCCGGGCCGGCGTCGGTGGTGCGATACACAACGGGCTGCTGTTCGGACTCAACGGCGGCGCGCAAATCGATAACACGACGATCGCCGGAAACAAGGCGGCCTTCGGACACTCTCCCGGCGGAGGCGTCTACAATCACTTCGGACTGCCGATCTACGTACAAAACGACATCATCGCGAACAACACTCCGCAGAATTGCGGCGGCTCGCCACTCGCTACCGAGGGGTTCAACCTGAGCAGCGACGCGACGTGCGATCTCGACGGCGCCGGCGACATGAACAACGTCGATCCGAGACTCGGATCGCTCCACGACAACGGCGGCCCGACGCAGACCATGGCGCTGCTGTTCTTAAGCCCGGCTATCGACGCAGGCAATCGGGGCGGTTGCAGAGATTGGGCCGGCCATTTGCTGAAGACCGACCAGCGCGGCATGTCGCGGCCGGATCAAGGGGACCCGCCCGGCTGCGACATCGGAGCCTACGAGCGCCAGACCCAATAG
- a CDS encoding alkaline phosphatase family protein, whose product MTTYRFAAFAVACLSALVVACGGVGSTLSSGGPVHQIASPDKNDHSPHGGPSPTPTPTSSPSPQPSPSGSGVVQHVVIIIQENRSVDDLFNGFPGADTAQTGQTHDGQTVRLASRSLAAPGDAQHSHAAWVTDYDSGAMNGFDLRVPQGQPASYNYAFVPQSETVPYWNLASTYTFADRLFQSNTGPSFPAHLYLISGQSDMAAGNPEISGVPVNPWGCDSPRGTIVQVMTQSGQLTNGPFPCLDFTTLADEMDGAGVTWRYYAPALGTSGDVWSAFDAIKHIRFGTDWTHVVSPETQILSDVSGGSLAQVTWVVPSKVNSDHAGSQSTTGPQWVASVVNAIGSSKYWNNTVIFVTWDDWGGWYDHVPPPQLDTMGLGFRVPLIVVSPFAKRAYVSHVQHEFGSILKFTEEQFGLPSLGTTDARADDLSDCFNFGQRMEKFVPVKTRLSPSFFIHQPASSEPPDDY is encoded by the coding sequence TTGACGACCTATCGGTTCGCCGCGTTCGCAGTTGCATGTCTGAGTGCGCTTGTAGTGGCCTGTGGTGGTGTCGGGTCGACTCTATCTTCCGGAGGGCCAGTCCACCAGATCGCTTCTCCGGATAAGAACGACCATTCCCCACATGGCGGTCCGTCTCCGACGCCGACTCCCACGTCCTCGCCGTCTCCGCAGCCGTCACCATCGGGGTCGGGGGTCGTCCAGCACGTCGTCATCATCATCCAAGAAAACCGAAGCGTCGACGATCTCTTCAACGGTTTCCCAGGAGCCGACACGGCACAAACGGGCCAGACGCACGACGGGCAGACGGTCCGCTTGGCGTCGCGCAGCCTCGCGGCCCCGGGTGATGCGCAACATAGCCATGCGGCCTGGGTGACGGATTACGACTCGGGCGCCATGAACGGGTTCGACCTGAGGGTGCCGCAAGGTCAACCGGCGAGCTACAACTACGCGTTCGTGCCGCAGTCGGAGACCGTTCCTTACTGGAATCTCGCGTCGACATACACGTTCGCCGACCGGCTATTTCAGTCGAACACCGGTCCAAGTTTTCCCGCCCACTTGTATTTGATCTCTGGCCAATCCGACATGGCGGCGGGCAACCCGGAGATCTCGGGTGTGCCGGTCAATCCGTGGGGATGCGACTCTCCACGAGGCACGATCGTGCAGGTGATGACGCAAAGCGGGCAACTCACCAACGGCCCCTTTCCGTGCCTAGATTTCACGACACTTGCAGATGAGATGGACGGCGCCGGCGTCACGTGGCGCTATTACGCGCCGGCGCTCGGCACATCAGGTGACGTGTGGTCGGCGTTTGACGCCATCAAACATATCCGTTTTGGTACCGACTGGACCCACGTCGTCTCGCCCGAGACGCAAATCCTCTCAGACGTCTCCGGCGGTTCGCTCGCTCAAGTGACGTGGGTCGTCCCGTCCAAAGTCAACTCGGACCATGCGGGAAGCCAGAGCACGACCGGACCGCAATGGGTCGCGTCCGTCGTCAACGCTATCGGCTCAAGCAAATATTGGAACAACACGGTCATCTTCGTGACCTGGGATGACTGGGGAGGCTGGTACGATCACGTCCCTCCGCCGCAGCTCGACACGATGGGGCTGGGATTCCGTGTTCCGCTTATCGTCGTCTCACCATTTGCGAAGCGTGCCTACGTGTCGCACGTCCAACATGAGTTCGGCAGCATCCTCAAGTTCACCGAAGAGCAGTTCGGTCTGCCGAGCCTCGGCACGACCGACGCGAGAGCCGACGACCTTTCGGACTGTTTCAACTTCGGCCAACGGATGGAGAAATTCGTTCCGGTGAAGACGCGGCTCTCGCCGTCGTTCTTCATCCATCAACCTGCGAGCAGCGAGCCGCCCGACGACTATTAG